One Bombus fervidus isolate BK054 chromosome 2, iyBomFerv1, whole genome shotgun sequence DNA segment encodes these proteins:
- the LOC139992284 gene encoding exopolyphosphatase PRUNE1-like isoform X1, with translation MESFLSASKAVLSKPLAYKRICIVLGNESCDLDSAVSALIQAFSEYLDGIKKKETDLAVIPLMNISEREYRVKTEVVFFLKRHNISSNLLTFRDQIDLKALKKNVETKMELVLVDHHNLPDEDIYLMDSVVKIIDHRPQDERWPWPGREIHLESVGSCATLVARNLFDKHAEIIDTQISSLLRGPILVDTCNFSKEANRATPVDVEIVESLEKVGLLDLDRDKVFNELIKAKSDISELTIDDLLIKDLKVIVGIPIVGLPMLVKDFLDLQEAHLESLGNFAKCKNTTIVVLMGMQLNAQEISRDIAIFSSHANRLRDKIIEALMVSTQPSLELSLIRKIHQEDGDVNLFLYEQRNLRATRKQILPIIRDTVSLECRC, from the exons ATGGAATCATTTCTATCCGCATCGAAAGCAGTCTTG tcGAAGCCGTTGGCTTACAAAAGAATCTGCATCGTTTTGGGTAATGAATCTTGCGATTTAGACTCGGCCGTATCGGCATTGATTCAAGCTTTTTCTGAATATTTGGACGGaattaaaaagaaggaaacagaTTTAGCAGTTATTCCGTTGATGAATATATCTGAAAGAGAGTATCGTGTAAAAACTGAAGTCGTATTCTTTTTgaaacgtcataacatatcTTCCAACTTGCTAACATTTCG ggATCAAATAGATTTGAAAGCTTTAAAGAAGAATGTGGAAACGAAAATGGAACTGGTGCTCGTTGATCATCATAACCTTCCGGACGAAGACATTTATCTAATGGATtctgtagtaaaaataatcgaTCACAGACCACAAGACGAACGGTGGCCGTGGCCTGGTAGAGAAATACATCTGGAGAGCGTAGGCAGTTGCGCGACATTAGTGGCgcgaaatttatttgataaacatGCAGAAATAATAGACACGCAGATATCGAGTCTTCTGAGAG GTCCAATCTTGGTCGATacttgtaatttttcaaaagagGCCAATCGTGCTACTCCCGTCGATGTAGAAATCGTGGAATCTCTGGAAAAAGTTGGACTATTAGATTTAGACAGAGATAAAGTATTCAACGAGCTCATCAAAGCAAAATCTGATATTAGCGAATTGACTATCGATGATCTTTTGATCAAAGATTTAAAAGTAATTGTTGGCATACCGATTGTTGGATTGCCTATGTTGGTGAAG GATTTCCTCGATTTACAAGAGGCTCATCTAGAAAGTCTTGGAAATTTTGCCAAATGTAAAAACACTACGATCGTCGTTCTAATGGGAATGCAACTTAATGCGCAAGAAATATCTCGAGATATCGCTATTTTTTCGTCTCATGCTAATCGGCTAAGAGATAAG ATAATAGAAGCTTTAATGGTGTCTACGCAACCATCTCTCGAATTGAGTTTGATTAGAAAAATTCACCAAGAAGATGGAGATGTTAATTTGTTCCTTTATGAACAAAGAAATCTACGTGCCACgcgaaaacaaattttaccgATCATTCGAGATACCGTTTCGTTGGAGTGTCGATGCTGA
- the LOC139992284 gene encoding exopolyphosphatase PRUNE1-like isoform X2, whose protein sequence is MNISEREYRVKTEVVFFLKRHNISSNLLTFRDQIDLKALKKNVETKMELVLVDHHNLPDEDIYLMDSVVKIIDHRPQDERWPWPGREIHLESVGSCATLVARNLFDKHAEIIDTQISSLLRGPILVDTCNFSKEANRATPVDVEIVESLEKVGLLDLDRDKVFNELIKAKSDISELTIDDLLIKDLKVIVGIPIVGLPMLVKDFLDLQEAHLESLGNFAKCKNTTIVVLMGMQLNAQEISRDIAIFSSHANRLRDKIIEALMVSTQPSLELSLIRKIHQEDGDVNLFLYEQRNLRATRKQILPIIRDTVSLECRC, encoded by the exons ATGAATATATCTGAAAGAGAGTATCGTGTAAAAACTGAAGTCGTATTCTTTTTgaaacgtcataacatatcTTCCAACTTGCTAACATTTCG ggATCAAATAGATTTGAAAGCTTTAAAGAAGAATGTGGAAACGAAAATGGAACTGGTGCTCGTTGATCATCATAACCTTCCGGACGAAGACATTTATCTAATGGATtctgtagtaaaaataatcgaTCACAGACCACAAGACGAACGGTGGCCGTGGCCTGGTAGAGAAATACATCTGGAGAGCGTAGGCAGTTGCGCGACATTAGTGGCgcgaaatttatttgataaacatGCAGAAATAATAGACACGCAGATATCGAGTCTTCTGAGAG GTCCAATCTTGGTCGATacttgtaatttttcaaaagagGCCAATCGTGCTACTCCCGTCGATGTAGAAATCGTGGAATCTCTGGAAAAAGTTGGACTATTAGATTTAGACAGAGATAAAGTATTCAACGAGCTCATCAAAGCAAAATCTGATATTAGCGAATTGACTATCGATGATCTTTTGATCAAAGATTTAAAAGTAATTGTTGGCATACCGATTGTTGGATTGCCTATGTTGGTGAAG GATTTCCTCGATTTACAAGAGGCTCATCTAGAAAGTCTTGGAAATTTTGCCAAATGTAAAAACACTACGATCGTCGTTCTAATGGGAATGCAACTTAATGCGCAAGAAATATCTCGAGATATCGCTATTTTTTCGTCTCATGCTAATCGGCTAAGAGATAAG ATAATAGAAGCTTTAATGGTGTCTACGCAACCATCTCTCGAATTGAGTTTGATTAGAAAAATTCACCAAGAAGATGGAGATGTTAATTTGTTCCTTTATGAACAAAGAAATCTACGTGCCACgcgaaaacaaattttaccgATCATTCGAGATACCGTTTCGTTGGAGTGTCGATGCTGA
- the LOC139992146 gene encoding discoidin domain-containing receptor 2-like isoform X2 has protein sequence MRCILTVVSLGVLLATVRCRENSTKNVFDQCIFPLGMEEGKIPDDAITASSSYETKSVGPQNARIRQEKNGGAWCPKAQISSAIREYLEIDLTKNHLIAWTETQGRFGNGQGQEYAEAFFLEYWRDTKWHQYRNLMGDRVLRGNSNTYLVEKQKLDLPFVASKVRFVPYSQHPRTVCMRVEIYGCVLEQYVASYNAPKGSSPGPGGRNVQDASYDGVEIEPLVLVNGLGQLTDGILGEISEILSSSTNATNWIGWSDRTTIQIIFRFQEPREFQNCTVHVARIPQLDVETFSQMRVWFSTDGENYQSEAEKSEWPIVARSSAAETVLVSIPLQSRIGQFVKVEFSLAAKWLLLSEITFYTGSTSRSNDLNILADDQSSEIQQNRSEPRAKSSSSVIHSTINSVSLNVTDLYQIDEDASIPDVFPVGTSQTYIGLVSGLLTVFVLFLTCTTFLIKQRGRNKVALLQKHTALLCDSSAPGIAISPKDVKLSNSIVTGLSLIRKPIIIAPSDNLPDRSNTDFQTDAKAAVVDSHFDNSDAHSTLYERTYSLFSEENLIVANSNVSSTCTAESCSDFKRKSSFTTNKYAEVTMPTTMTYSTKKAFHLQSRNTNQRIYEGYYAATDILTIKRREIPSTMSPFTPLHIREETVCLPSTIDSYNVQRVSRHRLRILDKLGEGNFGLVHLCEAKGITNPEVGAIQSRQIVIVRSLWRGVVDSLRLDFTKDMHVLAMLQNSNIAKMMALVEEEPFGAIFEFGRFGDLLTFLESRGGNLDNKDDINYDNHLSFVTQIASGMKYLESMNIAHCDLAARNCIVGQDLTIKVSDHAIYCNKYDHHYFIDGHNVKVPLRWMAWEAVLLDKRSCRADVWSFAVTVWEIFLNCKEIPYADLTVAQVLENCGRCYQNETYIGGNGQPDDNNDQRNHHRILSQPDHCPDDLYRIMKKCWSTRIEDRPQFAEIHLYLERLALD, from the exons ATGCGGTGCATCCTAACGGTTGTCTCATTGGGAGTGCTTCTGGCAACTGTTCGCTGCAGAGAGAATTCAACGAAAAACGTTTTCG ATCAGTGTATCTTTCCCCTTGGCATGGAAGAGGGAAAAATTCCAGATGATGCGATCACCGCTTCTTCTAGCTACGAAACGAAATCCGTGGGTCCCCAAAACGCAAg GATAAGACAAGAGAAGAATGGTGGCGCTTGGTGTCCAAAAGCGCAAATCAGTAGCGCGATAAGAGAATACCTGGAGATCGATCTGACGAAAAATCATCTGATAGCGTGGACCGAAACTCAAGGACGGTTTGGCAATGGTCAAGGTCAGGAGTATGCGGAGGCTTTCTTTCTCGAGTACTGGCGCGACACGAAATGGCATCAGTATAGAAACTTGATGGGTGACAGA GTACTACGGGGCAACAGCAACACCTACTTGGTGGAAAAGCAGAAGTTGGACTTACCGTTTGTCGCGAGCAAAGTGCGATTCGTACCTTACAGCCAACATCCCCGGACGGTTTGCATGCGGGTCGAAATTTACGGATGCGTATTGGAAC AGTATGTCGCGAGTTATAACGCGCCCAAGGGATCGAGTCCCGGTCCCGGAGGACGAAACGTTCAGGATGCTTCGTATGACGGTGTCGAGATCGAGCCTCTTGTTCTCGTAAACGGTCTCGGTCAATTGACGGATGGAATATTAGGcgaaatttctgaaattctCTCCTCTTCGACCAATGCTACGAACTGGATCGGTTGGTCGGATCGTACTACAATTCAGATTATTTTTCGCTTTCAAGAACCACGAGAATTTCAGAATTGTACCGTACACGTCGCTCGTATACCACAACTAGACGTCGAG acATTTTCGCAAATGCGCGTTTGGTTTTCCACCGATGGTGAGAACTATCAATCGGAAGCAGAAAAATCCGAGTGGCCGATCGTTGCTAGATCGTCCGCTGCCGAAACGGTTTTGGTATCGATCCCTTTACAATCTAGGATCGGACAATTCGTAAAAGTGGAATTCAGTCTTGCCGCGAAATGGTTGCTTCTCAGCGAAATCACCTTTTATACTG GTAGCACAAGTCGGTCGaacgatttgaatattttagctGATGATCAATCATCGGAAATTCAGCAAAATCGAAGCGAACCACGAGCAAAATCCAGCAGCTCCGTCATTCACTCGACCATCAACTCCGTGAGTTTGAATGTAACGGATCTTTACCAAATCGACGAAGATGCCTCGATACCGGATGTCTTTCCCGTTGGTACTTCCCAAACGTATATCGGCCTTGTCAGCGGCCTATTGACAGTGTTTGTCCTTTTCTTAACATGTACAACATTTTTGATCAAACAAAGAGGCCGTAACAAAGTCGCTTTGTTGCAAAAGCATACAGCTCTACTGTGCGACTCATCCGCACCAGGCATTGCGATCTCTCCGAAGGATGTTAAACTCTCGAATTCGATCGTAACCGGATTATCCTTGATTCGCAAACCTATCATTATTGCCCCTTCCGATAACTTGCCTGATCGATCCAATACAGATTTCCAAACGGATGCCAAAGCTGCTGTCGTCGATTCTCACTTCGATAATTCTGATGCCCATTCCACTCTATACGAGAGAACATACAGTCTGTTCTCCGAAGAAAATCTCATAGTTGCAAACTCAAACGTGTCCTCCACTTGTACAGCCGAATCATGTTCAG ATTTCAAGCGCAAGTCGAGCTTCACGACAAACAAGTATGCGGAAGTAACAATGCCAACGACTATGACatattcgacgaaaaaagcGTTTCATCTTCAATCGAGAAACACGAATCAAAGAATCTACGAGGGGTATTATGCGGCAACAGACATTTTAACG ATAAAAAGAAGGGAGATCCCGTCGACTATGAGCCCGTTTACACCGCTTCACATTCGCGAGGAAACCGTATGTTTACCAAGTACCATTGATTCCTACAACGTTCAGCGTGTTTCCAGACACAGATTAAGAATTTTAGACAAACTCGGTGAAGGAAATTTCGGTTTG GTCCATTTATGCGAAGCAAAGGGAATCACGAATCCCGAAGTAGGAGCGATCCAAAGTCGGCAAATTGTGATCGTTAGGTCTCTTTGGCGAGGCGTTGTAGATTCTTTAAG GTTGGACTTTACGAAGGATATGCATGTTTTGGCGATGCTTCAAAATTCAAACATAGCAAAGATGATGGCCTTGGTAGAAGAGGAACCGTTTGGAGCTATTTTCGAGTTCGGTCGATTCGGAGATCTCCTTACCTTCTTAGAAAGTCGCGGTGGTAATTTGGACAACAAGGACGATATTAA CTATGACAACCATTTAAGCTTTGTTACCCAAATTGCATCTGGCATGAAGTATTTGGAATCCATGAACATTGCACATTGTGATTTAGCAGCCAG GAATTGCATCGTTGGTCAGGATCTGACAATAAAGGTGTCGGATCATGCCATATATTGTAACAAATATGATCATCATTATTTCATCGACGGGCATAATGTAAAAGTTCCTCTTCGTTGGATGGCATGGGAAGCAGTGTTACTA GATAAACGTAGTTGCCGAGCCGACGTTTGGTCGTTTGCTGTAACAGTTtgggaaatttttctaaattgtaAGGAGATACCATATGCGGATTTAACAGTGGCACAGGTTTTAGAAAACTGTGGCCGCTGTTACCAAAACGAAACGTATATCGGTGGTAATGGACAGCCCGATGACAACAACGACCAAAGAAATCATCATCGAATTCTTTCACAACCCGATCATTGTCCTGATGACCTCTACCgtataatgaaaaaatgttggAGTACACGAATCGAGGACAGACCCCAGTTTGCGGAAATTCACCTATACCTCGAGAGACTAGCCCTCGATTGA
- the LOC139992146 gene encoding discoidin domain-containing receptor 2-like isoform X1 yields the protein MRCILTVVSLGVLLATVRCRENSTKNVFDQCIFPLGMEEGKIPDDAITASSSYETKSVGPQNARIRQEKNGGAWCPKAQISSAIREYLEIDLTKNHLIAWTETQGRFGNGQGQEYAEAFFLEYWRDTKWHQYRNLMGDRVLRGNSNTYLVEKQKLDLPFVASKVRFVPYSQHPRTVCMRVEIYGCVLEQYVASYNAPKGSSPGPGGRNVQDASYDGVEIEPLVLVNGLGQLTDGILGEISEILSSSTNATNWIGWSDRTTIQIIFRFQEPREFQNCTVHVARIPQLDVETFSQMRVWFSTDGENYQSEAEKSEWPIVARSSAAETVLVSIPLQSRIGQFVKVEFSLAAKWLLLSEITFYTGKCLNNSHIRVQEYKKKERVERELITALITVLTAGSTSRSNDLNILADDQSSEIQQNRSEPRAKSSSSVIHSTINSVSLNVTDLYQIDEDASIPDVFPVGTSQTYIGLVSGLLTVFVLFLTCTTFLIKQRGRNKVALLQKHTALLCDSSAPGIAISPKDVKLSNSIVTGLSLIRKPIIIAPSDNLPDRSNTDFQTDAKAAVVDSHFDNSDAHSTLYERTYSLFSEENLIVANSNVSSTCTAESCSDFKRKSSFTTNKYAEVTMPTTMTYSTKKAFHLQSRNTNQRIYEGYYAATDILTIKRREIPSTMSPFTPLHIREETVCLPSTIDSYNVQRVSRHRLRILDKLGEGNFGLVHLCEAKGITNPEVGAIQSRQIVIVRSLWRGVVDSLRLDFTKDMHVLAMLQNSNIAKMMALVEEEPFGAIFEFGRFGDLLTFLESRGGNLDNKDDINYDNHLSFVTQIASGMKYLESMNIAHCDLAARNCIVGQDLTIKVSDHAIYCNKYDHHYFIDGHNVKVPLRWMAWEAVLLDKRSCRADVWSFAVTVWEIFLNCKEIPYADLTVAQVLENCGRCYQNETYIGGNGQPDDNNDQRNHHRILSQPDHCPDDLYRIMKKCWSTRIEDRPQFAEIHLYLERLALD from the exons ATGCGGTGCATCCTAACGGTTGTCTCATTGGGAGTGCTTCTGGCAACTGTTCGCTGCAGAGAGAATTCAACGAAAAACGTTTTCG ATCAGTGTATCTTTCCCCTTGGCATGGAAGAGGGAAAAATTCCAGATGATGCGATCACCGCTTCTTCTAGCTACGAAACGAAATCCGTGGGTCCCCAAAACGCAAg GATAAGACAAGAGAAGAATGGTGGCGCTTGGTGTCCAAAAGCGCAAATCAGTAGCGCGATAAGAGAATACCTGGAGATCGATCTGACGAAAAATCATCTGATAGCGTGGACCGAAACTCAAGGACGGTTTGGCAATGGTCAAGGTCAGGAGTATGCGGAGGCTTTCTTTCTCGAGTACTGGCGCGACACGAAATGGCATCAGTATAGAAACTTGATGGGTGACAGA GTACTACGGGGCAACAGCAACACCTACTTGGTGGAAAAGCAGAAGTTGGACTTACCGTTTGTCGCGAGCAAAGTGCGATTCGTACCTTACAGCCAACATCCCCGGACGGTTTGCATGCGGGTCGAAATTTACGGATGCGTATTGGAAC AGTATGTCGCGAGTTATAACGCGCCCAAGGGATCGAGTCCCGGTCCCGGAGGACGAAACGTTCAGGATGCTTCGTATGACGGTGTCGAGATCGAGCCTCTTGTTCTCGTAAACGGTCTCGGTCAATTGACGGATGGAATATTAGGcgaaatttctgaaattctCTCCTCTTCGACCAATGCTACGAACTGGATCGGTTGGTCGGATCGTACTACAATTCAGATTATTTTTCGCTTTCAAGAACCACGAGAATTTCAGAATTGTACCGTACACGTCGCTCGTATACCACAACTAGACGTCGAG acATTTTCGCAAATGCGCGTTTGGTTTTCCACCGATGGTGAGAACTATCAATCGGAAGCAGAAAAATCCGAGTGGCCGATCGTTGCTAGATCGTCCGCTGCCGAAACGGTTTTGGTATCGATCCCTTTACAATCTAGGATCGGACAATTCGTAAAAGTGGAATTCAGTCTTGCCGCGAAATGGTTGCTTCTCAGCGAAATCACCTTTTATACTGGTAAGTGTTTAAATAATAGTCATATACGAGTACaagaatataagaaaaaagaaagagttgAACGCGAATTAATAACCGCTTTGATAACCGTATTGACCGCAGGTAGCACAAGTCGGTCGaacgatttgaatattttagctGATGATCAATCATCGGAAATTCAGCAAAATCGAAGCGAACCACGAGCAAAATCCAGCAGCTCCGTCATTCACTCGACCATCAACTCCGTGAGTTTGAATGTAACGGATCTTTACCAAATCGACGAAGATGCCTCGATACCGGATGTCTTTCCCGTTGGTACTTCCCAAACGTATATCGGCCTTGTCAGCGGCCTATTGACAGTGTTTGTCCTTTTCTTAACATGTACAACATTTTTGATCAAACAAAGAGGCCGTAACAAAGTCGCTTTGTTGCAAAAGCATACAGCTCTACTGTGCGACTCATCCGCACCAGGCATTGCGATCTCTCCGAAGGATGTTAAACTCTCGAATTCGATCGTAACCGGATTATCCTTGATTCGCAAACCTATCATTATTGCCCCTTCCGATAACTTGCCTGATCGATCCAATACAGATTTCCAAACGGATGCCAAAGCTGCTGTCGTCGATTCTCACTTCGATAATTCTGATGCCCATTCCACTCTATACGAGAGAACATACAGTCTGTTCTCCGAAGAAAATCTCATAGTTGCAAACTCAAACGTGTCCTCCACTTGTACAGCCGAATCATGTTCAG ATTTCAAGCGCAAGTCGAGCTTCACGACAAACAAGTATGCGGAAGTAACAATGCCAACGACTATGACatattcgacgaaaaaagcGTTTCATCTTCAATCGAGAAACACGAATCAAAGAATCTACGAGGGGTATTATGCGGCAACAGACATTTTAACG ATAAAAAGAAGGGAGATCCCGTCGACTATGAGCCCGTTTACACCGCTTCACATTCGCGAGGAAACCGTATGTTTACCAAGTACCATTGATTCCTACAACGTTCAGCGTGTTTCCAGACACAGATTAAGAATTTTAGACAAACTCGGTGAAGGAAATTTCGGTTTG GTCCATTTATGCGAAGCAAAGGGAATCACGAATCCCGAAGTAGGAGCGATCCAAAGTCGGCAAATTGTGATCGTTAGGTCTCTTTGGCGAGGCGTTGTAGATTCTTTAAG GTTGGACTTTACGAAGGATATGCATGTTTTGGCGATGCTTCAAAATTCAAACATAGCAAAGATGATGGCCTTGGTAGAAGAGGAACCGTTTGGAGCTATTTTCGAGTTCGGTCGATTCGGAGATCTCCTTACCTTCTTAGAAAGTCGCGGTGGTAATTTGGACAACAAGGACGATATTAA CTATGACAACCATTTAAGCTTTGTTACCCAAATTGCATCTGGCATGAAGTATTTGGAATCCATGAACATTGCACATTGTGATTTAGCAGCCAG GAATTGCATCGTTGGTCAGGATCTGACAATAAAGGTGTCGGATCATGCCATATATTGTAACAAATATGATCATCATTATTTCATCGACGGGCATAATGTAAAAGTTCCTCTTCGTTGGATGGCATGGGAAGCAGTGTTACTA GATAAACGTAGTTGCCGAGCCGACGTTTGGTCGTTTGCTGTAACAGTTtgggaaatttttctaaattgtaAGGAGATACCATATGCGGATTTAACAGTGGCACAGGTTTTAGAAAACTGTGGCCGCTGTTACCAAAACGAAACGTATATCGGTGGTAATGGACAGCCCGATGACAACAACGACCAAAGAAATCATCATCGAATTCTTTCACAACCCGATCATTGTCCTGATGACCTCTACCgtataatgaaaaaatgttggAGTACACGAATCGAGGACAGACCCCAGTTTGCGGAAATTCACCTATACCTCGAGAGACTAGCCCTCGATTGA
- the LOC139992146 gene encoding discoidin domain-containing receptor 2-like isoform X3, with the protein MRVEIYGCVLEQYVASYNAPKGSSPGPGGRNVQDASYDGVEIEPLVLVNGLGQLTDGILGEISEILSSSTNATNWIGWSDRTTIQIIFRFQEPREFQNCTVHVARIPQLDVETFSQMRVWFSTDGENYQSEAEKSEWPIVARSSAAETVLVSIPLQSRIGQFVKVEFSLAAKWLLLSEITFYTGKCLNNSHIRVQEYKKKERVERELITALITVLTAGSTSRSNDLNILADDQSSEIQQNRSEPRAKSSSSVIHSTINSVSLNVTDLYQIDEDASIPDVFPVGTSQTYIGLVSGLLTVFVLFLTCTTFLIKQRGRNKVALLQKHTALLCDSSAPGIAISPKDVKLSNSIVTGLSLIRKPIIIAPSDNLPDRSNTDFQTDAKAAVVDSHFDNSDAHSTLYERTYSLFSEENLIVANSNVSSTCTAESCSDFKRKSSFTTNKYAEVTMPTTMTYSTKKAFHLQSRNTNQRIYEGYYAATDILTIKRREIPSTMSPFTPLHIREETVCLPSTIDSYNVQRVSRHRLRILDKLGEGNFGLVHLCEAKGITNPEVGAIQSRQIVIVRSLWRGVVDSLRLDFTKDMHVLAMLQNSNIAKMMALVEEEPFGAIFEFGRFGDLLTFLESRGGNLDNKDDINYDNHLSFVTQIASGMKYLESMNIAHCDLAARNCIVGQDLTIKVSDHAIYCNKYDHHYFIDGHNVKVPLRWMAWEAVLLDKRSCRADVWSFAVTVWEIFLNCKEIPYADLTVAQVLENCGRCYQNETYIGGNGQPDDNNDQRNHHRILSQPDHCPDDLYRIMKKCWSTRIEDRPQFAEIHLYLERLALD; encoded by the exons ATGCGGGTCGAAATTTACGGATGCGTATTGGAAC AGTATGTCGCGAGTTATAACGCGCCCAAGGGATCGAGTCCCGGTCCCGGAGGACGAAACGTTCAGGATGCTTCGTATGACGGTGTCGAGATCGAGCCTCTTGTTCTCGTAAACGGTCTCGGTCAATTGACGGATGGAATATTAGGcgaaatttctgaaattctCTCCTCTTCGACCAATGCTACGAACTGGATCGGTTGGTCGGATCGTACTACAATTCAGATTATTTTTCGCTTTCAAGAACCACGAGAATTTCAGAATTGTACCGTACACGTCGCTCGTATACCACAACTAGACGTCGAG acATTTTCGCAAATGCGCGTTTGGTTTTCCACCGATGGTGAGAACTATCAATCGGAAGCAGAAAAATCCGAGTGGCCGATCGTTGCTAGATCGTCCGCTGCCGAAACGGTTTTGGTATCGATCCCTTTACAATCTAGGATCGGACAATTCGTAAAAGTGGAATTCAGTCTTGCCGCGAAATGGTTGCTTCTCAGCGAAATCACCTTTTATACTGGTAAGTGTTTAAATAATAGTCATATACGAGTACaagaatataagaaaaaagaaagagttgAACGCGAATTAATAACCGCTTTGATAACCGTATTGACCGCAGGTAGCACAAGTCGGTCGaacgatttgaatattttagctGATGATCAATCATCGGAAATTCAGCAAAATCGAAGCGAACCACGAGCAAAATCCAGCAGCTCCGTCATTCACTCGACCATCAACTCCGTGAGTTTGAATGTAACGGATCTTTACCAAATCGACGAAGATGCCTCGATACCGGATGTCTTTCCCGTTGGTACTTCCCAAACGTATATCGGCCTTGTCAGCGGCCTATTGACAGTGTTTGTCCTTTTCTTAACATGTACAACATTTTTGATCAAACAAAGAGGCCGTAACAAAGTCGCTTTGTTGCAAAAGCATACAGCTCTACTGTGCGACTCATCCGCACCAGGCATTGCGATCTCTCCGAAGGATGTTAAACTCTCGAATTCGATCGTAACCGGATTATCCTTGATTCGCAAACCTATCATTATTGCCCCTTCCGATAACTTGCCTGATCGATCCAATACAGATTTCCAAACGGATGCCAAAGCTGCTGTCGTCGATTCTCACTTCGATAATTCTGATGCCCATTCCACTCTATACGAGAGAACATACAGTCTGTTCTCCGAAGAAAATCTCATAGTTGCAAACTCAAACGTGTCCTCCACTTGTACAGCCGAATCATGTTCAG ATTTCAAGCGCAAGTCGAGCTTCACGACAAACAAGTATGCGGAAGTAACAATGCCAACGACTATGACatattcgacgaaaaaagcGTTTCATCTTCAATCGAGAAACACGAATCAAAGAATCTACGAGGGGTATTATGCGGCAACAGACATTTTAACG ATAAAAAGAAGGGAGATCCCGTCGACTATGAGCCCGTTTACACCGCTTCACATTCGCGAGGAAACCGTATGTTTACCAAGTACCATTGATTCCTACAACGTTCAGCGTGTTTCCAGACACAGATTAAGAATTTTAGACAAACTCGGTGAAGGAAATTTCGGTTTG GTCCATTTATGCGAAGCAAAGGGAATCACGAATCCCGAAGTAGGAGCGATCCAAAGTCGGCAAATTGTGATCGTTAGGTCTCTTTGGCGAGGCGTTGTAGATTCTTTAAG GTTGGACTTTACGAAGGATATGCATGTTTTGGCGATGCTTCAAAATTCAAACATAGCAAAGATGATGGCCTTGGTAGAAGAGGAACCGTTTGGAGCTATTTTCGAGTTCGGTCGATTCGGAGATCTCCTTACCTTCTTAGAAAGTCGCGGTGGTAATTTGGACAACAAGGACGATATTAA CTATGACAACCATTTAAGCTTTGTTACCCAAATTGCATCTGGCATGAAGTATTTGGAATCCATGAACATTGCACATTGTGATTTAGCAGCCAG GAATTGCATCGTTGGTCAGGATCTGACAATAAAGGTGTCGGATCATGCCATATATTGTAACAAATATGATCATCATTATTTCATCGACGGGCATAATGTAAAAGTTCCTCTTCGTTGGATGGCATGGGAAGCAGTGTTACTA GATAAACGTAGTTGCCGAGCCGACGTTTGGTCGTTTGCTGTAACAGTTtgggaaatttttctaaattgtaAGGAGATACCATATGCGGATTTAACAGTGGCACAGGTTTTAGAAAACTGTGGCCGCTGTTACCAAAACGAAACGTATATCGGTGGTAATGGACAGCCCGATGACAACAACGACCAAAGAAATCATCATCGAATTCTTTCACAACCCGATCATTGTCCTGATGACCTCTACCgtataatgaaaaaatgttggAGTACACGAATCGAGGACAGACCCCAGTTTGCGGAAATTCACCTATACCTCGAGAGACTAGCCCTCGATTGA